From the genome of Vitis riparia cultivar Riparia Gloire de Montpellier isolate 1030 chromosome 11, EGFV_Vit.rip_1.0, whole genome shotgun sequence:
GACTTCCACAAGCAAAGAAGGCAGGACAGAAAATAACAATAGATAACTCATAGGGCATGGGACTGTTTTTGGGTTCATGGATTGGTGGTTTTTCACGTGTCTGTTTGCCCCCTTCATCATGCCCGGAGCTTTTATGTGATTCAGTGCTTGGTTTATGTGGTTTTAACTGTACTTTCTTGCTGTTTGCAATTTAAAGGAaggaaatcaaaattatttactCCTTAAATTTGGTTCAAGGCCCCATCTGTGTCTCATAAGTTAAAGAACAgggaaaacaaattgaaaaaaagttaaaaattatattgacaATGGTTAATCTCTTCAGTTATTTTCGACAATGCCCTTTTCTTTCTCTAGTGGTTTCTGACATCCAAATTGAGGCTCGAAGAACAGTGCATGTCATTCATAAAGAATCTTTTATTATCCGAATTGACTCATATATTACAATGCAAACAGTATGATGTTTCTGCTGCTGTAACAACAACTATAATGATAAAGAATGAAAGAATAGAATTGATTGAATGGACTTAGATTCGGTTCTTTCTAGGACGTGGTAGTGGCAGTGCATTCAGGAGGAAGGCCCTGTGGGAATCGCTTTGTGTCTGTGCAGTAATTGTAGATCATGTAGTTCTTCTGCACCCATTTCATTCTCTCTTGGCTTGTGGAATCAAGCTCCTGTGAGTACCATCCACCATTGGTGGAGGTAGAAGATGGAGAGTTTGAACTGCAAGAAGATGATCCAGAGGACCAAACACATGCATTGGCATTGAAGTTCCTGTAGGAGGCTGTGAAGGGGGCTAGGCTCCAGTCTGTCTTCACCAGCCCACCTCTTGTTGCCCAGTCATCAGCATTCCAGAGACTGGAGTATATCCTCATGGGCTGGTTCTTGGGGTATGGAACACCTATGGACTCTGAGTTCTTGAACTCTCTGATGGGGGTGCCATCCACAGAGAAGCTGAAACAGCGATACCCcggatgagtaaatcaatgccAAAACCCAAAAAACATAAACCAGATTGCAGTTTTGGAGATCAGGATAATAATACTTACATAATGCGCTGGGGATTCCAGAGAACAGAATATGTGTGGAAATCGGCAGTAGGGTCGAACCAGAGGTAGAACTGCTGCTCTCTGTTTCCCTTGCCTTGGCTGAACACATTAGTGTGAAGAATGTATGGATCTCCACTGAGATTCCCCAATAATTCAAAATCTATCTCATCATGGGTAGGGCCTTGTGAAGATAGCTGCAATTACAGAAATCAGGATATTGATTTGTGAGTCAGAAGAAGATGAAACCAAGAAAGCATTTGATGGAAAAACGCTTGGTAAAGAGGAGGCTTACATAGTAGGCAGTGACAGTGCCAGCAGAGTTTCCAGGCACAAGCTTCAGCTGCATATCAATCTTCCCGAACAGATATTCATCCTGGGACTGGAAGCCAGAGCCAGAGGCTTTGTCAAGGGAGAGAGTAAGAAGCTGTCCATTGTCGAGGATCTTGGCTCTGCCATCACCCCAAGTGAGATCAAAATCTTGGTACAAGTTACCAACAGAAGCAACCACAAAGGAACCAAGCAGAAGAGAGAGCAAGAGCAACTTTGGTGAAAGATTTGAAGTAGAAGGAGAAGCCATTGAATGCGAATATAGAGATGAGAAATGAAAAACAGCTCGAGTATGGAAGTGAAGAGAATAGCGTGGGTGTGTGGGGTTTTATAGTAGAAGTTCTGGGGGAATTGGAAGGAGATGAGGAAGGTTCAGTCAGCAGCTGTACACAGATGGACTCTTAATGTAGGTAGAGACGAGTGGTCATCAAATAGCAAAACCCAGTTCATTTTCACGCGGATTTTGTACgaatttaaaagagaaaagtGTAGACCCACTTTCCCATTTCCCAAACACCATTCATTGCCCATACCTAAAGCCACCACCGCCATTGAGTGACAAAACAAAAGCGAATCAAACTCCTTGAAACCGCGTTGCTCACAAATGTTTTTTGCATctccatttttccatttttttttcacccgTTGGATTGAGCAAAATCAAATCTTAGTCATTGAATTTGTATCAATCACATTGGTAAGGAACTCAACCGAAGTAGTTCCAATGTGGTCAATCCAAGTTATGTAATTCGCTAggccaattttattttatttttatatattttttgtataaatttcacTAACCCGATCTAAGCCTAACTCTACATCTAGATTTGTAGCTCGATTCTATGCTCGAGGTACTTACACGCTAAGGTTGAGCTTGGCCCGGGCTTCCTACCTTGGTCCAGCCTGAAAACTTAATTGGGCCATGCGAGGTTGCCCCGAGCAAAGCCCAACCCAGTTACTTAATTCTCTTAATGCTAGCTCGAGGCAATGAATTTCAAGACCAACATTGAACAACTTTTTAAGTGTATTTGTTATTGTTTATGCATTTTTAGTGGAagtattttcttcttctccttcttccatttttttttaaagtatttttaggagaatcatctatttagagtgcgtttggtagtggttttaggaagtgtttttagtatttttaatatatgaaaatttttatctttaaaaaaattagatacgTTTCCTAGAATCACTGTTAAATGGActttaagagtgtgtttgagagtaattttaggaaacgtttataacatttttaatatttaaatgacaaaatatttgaagtattagaaaaattaaaaatgttcctaaaattactaccaaatggACTCTAAGTATTTCTTTAGaaattataagtgattttccaaccttaaaaatgattttttaagtttttaaaagtagtttctaaatttttctaaatagttaatttttttttagaaacactttttaagatAAAAGCTATCAAACCTAAGACTATATTGGGCAATTGTTCTCAagaacaatatttatttttgagaaaaaaaaaggacaatatGTTTGGTTAGTAATTTTCTCAAACTACATTTTcggagaattgtttttaaaataaattatttttgataatgtACTTCAATTGGTTTacattgttttcacttatttgttagaactatttaaaaaataaccatacgaatatgaaaaatgattaaaaataaaattttaaaaataaaatgtatttttaaaagaatatttgaaaatacaaaaaaatatgttgaGAACATTCTTAGATCCTCAAATGGActttaatttattctaaaaaatatcaaatttgtttttaaaaactattcttttataattatttctaaaaatgtttctaaataGCATCAACTTTTTATAAGTCGCCAATCACCTTAAATGTGTGGAAAatctgaacttttttttttttaaatcttaaaataaaactttttttaataacgtatctcaattattttcacttatttgttagaattgttttaaaaaataattatataaatataaaaaatattgaaaaaaagactttaaagataaaagttatttaaaaaaaaaattaaaaacacaagaAATATGTTAACACCATTCCAAATCCTCtaatagacttttattctaataactataaaatctatttttgaaaCTATTCTTTTATAAGTCATTAATCACCTTAAATGTGTagaaaatttgaacttttttattttcttttttttttaaattctataaagCTATATTTTATAAGGTCAGTCTAcaacaaggaagaaaatatcgcgatatttcggcgatatatcgctGAAATATTGTGTATCGAAGAGTTTCGACACgatattttatgaagaaatatCGGTCCGACGATATTTCGGGAGTAATATCGAGAAATCGGCTATTTCTtgcgatatatcggcgattttGGCGATAAATCGACGATTTTTCCCGATATATCGTATGGTCAACGTAGGTCAACGAAGTCAAATGCGCTAGTGTCGTCAACGCGCTACAGTGCTACTACAGTGTCCTCCCATTTGTTGTTGCCGAGAGGATTTGAACCCTAAATCTtcctttgatatataatatacaataaatttatatatacttaaactcattatataacaaaatataagaatattttaaagagcaaattaattataattattttataattaaatgcaaagtattttaattaattaccaaaaatataaaaattatataattttcttcatagtgtttttaatatcattaataattaattaaatattaaaaaattatatatatatatcataatttattttatattgtttaatacaattgaattaaatggatcatattttaatactaatatatattttaaaattaaatatattataatcaaatatcataatattaggtgtaatttaataataaatgtacacttataaaattcatatttttatcgatgcatacgatattattatcaaatatgataaatcatgttatacatatatcaaaattttcaataaaataactttaaaatgtctattatacttttaattatattattatgaaattttccttacatttttatgagtttttaataattttaagcttatattttttttcaaaatattcgtcgatatatctccgatatatctgtaaaatcaaagtatcgatattgattaccgatatttttatgGTTGATCTACAATAAATAATGAAAGAATATATGTCAAGTGGTTGAGAAATTTCTTAGTTTTGTTGAGAAGAAAACTTGTGGATATAAAAGTATGACAATGAGACTTTGTAATGATACAATTATTTAATATCATGCAAGGACAACATTTATAACTAAACCTCTGCTGGCAGCCTGTCTCCTTCACCAGCCATATGTCCTGCACTAGTGTCAAGGATTGCTAGCTGGTTTTGGGCACATTTTCTTGCTGCCTTTTAATGTATCTGTCTTGGTATTATGACTTTCtcccatttctttttcatagTGTTGTTTCTTTCAATCATTACtctatataataattataatacaaaaataatggtGATGATAGTCCTTTAGAGTTTGGTACCAAGAGTCCCCGACACCCAAAATATCCCacttttcctatatttttatatttgggatATTTCCATACGCCagcaaggataaaaaaaaaaaaaaaaaaacattcttctTATAATTAATATCACCTATACGTTGACAGTGTActaatacttaataatttaataatccattaatcagaaaaaaaaaaaagacttataatgataaagctcttaaaaatactttttaattataaccacattctaaataaataaaactctaaatatataataagggTAAACTCGTTAattaatacataattttttgtttttacaaagCACAATAAAACTGACTAAATATCTCGACGCTTGACATCCTAAGCAAAATACAATGAAACTGATTTAAACTTCACAATCAAACAATATCATGAATTTTTGGTTctaattgaattattatttttaattaaaagttataattgtaaaaatacgagtttattatcataaatatttaatcaaatataacataATTTCTAAGATAAATTgctcttatttttatatatattaagcttttgaaaattaaaatgtttcaattaaatcataaaatatggGTGAAGACTCATATGGAATTTAGAAAAGagatttatcttttaaaatatcaatttaaataagagttttttatatttaattaaaattaagtgaATTTCCCttgtagaaataaaaataaaaattataacttgTTTGTATTTTCTTGAAATTACCAATTACAAAATTCTATGATCAACAAGATTATAGATATAAATGAAAAGTTTTGTGATGTTAATTGCTGCAAATTACCAAGAGCAAGAGGCAATGAGTGAAGGAGTTTTATGTAAAAGTAatgtatttgttttaaaaaatgtaccacaaaaaataattcttaaataatcatacttttttatttcaagtagAAGTcgcatttttaaaatatgagttTAGTGTAAAAGTGAGCcaatctattaaaaaatttagtttagtataaaaaatttaattcaatataaaatgaactgtcttttaaaaagaaaaagactaaAAGTGAAgttatcttttaaaaagataaatttggataaaaataaaatcaatgagaaaaagtttcgtatttttatatttacctttaaaataattactttttaaagtaaaatttcCTTGAGtgaggaagatggttgagaTGTCTTTCATTTTTCCACTTATGTTTAGGTAAACCATTCCTTTTCAAACATACCATCAAGCTGATTGGATTTGATCCTGCCTATTCCACATTCTAGATAATAGGATCCCACTAAAAGACATCATGCTTATTCAAATAATTGAATCAATGGAATATCAATGTgggattgaaaagaaaaaaagaagaaagaataaaGATGTGTTTCATTCTAtcattgaaatttaatttaaaggaAATATGATTTAAGAATAATTAACATTACCTAATCAATTTTACTCGTTTGCAACTAGTCTATAGATTGTACTAGCCCTAAGGAAAGTAAACAgacccaatttatttttacttggtCTTTTGCTTTGAATTTCAtttagatattaattttaaCCTTTTACTAGGTtggtatgtgaaaaaaaatctaagt
Proteins encoded in this window:
- the LOC117925102 gene encoding probable xyloglucan endotransglucosylase/hydrolase protein 23, giving the protein MASPSTSNLSPKLLLLSLLLGSFVVASVGNLYQDFDLTWGDGRAKILDNGQLLTLSLDKASGSGFQSQDEYLFGKIDMQLKLVPGNSAGTVTAYYLSSQGPTHDEIDFELLGNLSGDPYILHTNVFSQGKGNREQQFYLWFDPTADFHTYSVLWNPQRIIFSVDGTPIREFKNSESIGVPYPKNQPMRIYSSLWNADDWATRGGLVKTDWSLAPFTASYRNFNANACVWSSGSSSCSSNSPSSTSTNGGWYSQELDSTSQERMKWVQKNYMIYNYCTDTKRFPQGLPPECTATTTS